The Planctellipticum variicoloris DNA window AGTGATGGCCCAGTTTGTTGACGAATATCCGGGGCAGATCGTCTGGTTCACGCAACCGATCGAACAGCGCATCAACGAAATGGTGTCCGGCGTGCGGGCCGACATCGCCCTCAAAGTCTTTGGCCAGGACCTCGACGCCCTCGTCCAGAAAGCCAACGAACTGCAGACGGTCCTGAAGGGAATCCCGGGAGCGGCCGACGTCTCGGCGGAACAGATCAACGGCCAGCCGATTCTGCGAATCGCCATCCGCCAGGACGAAATCGCCCGCTACGGCATCGCCGCCGCCGATGTGCTCGATGTTGTCGAATCCGTCGGCGGCAAAGCCGTCGGACAGATCGTCGAGGGACAGTTGCGGTTCCCGATCGTCGTCCGGCTGCCCGACAATCTGCGAGACGGCCCGGACGCCCTCAAGCAGGTGCAGCTCCAGGCCCCGGGCGGCGAACGGCTCCCGCTCTCCCGACTGGCGGACATTGAGTTGATCTCCGGACCGAAGCTGGTGACGCGGGAATGGAGCCGCCGCCGGATCGTCGTCCAGAGCAACGTCCGCGGTCGCGACGTCGGCAGCTTTGTGGCCGATGCCCAGAAGCAGATTGCCGAGAAAGTCGACCTGCCGCCGGATCAGTTCCGCCTCGAATGGGGCGGCCAGTTCGAAAACATGCAGCGGGCCCAGGCCCGGCTGACGATCGTCGTGCCGCTGGCTCTCGGGCTGATCCTCGTGCTGCTCTATCTGACGTACCGAAATGTGACCGATGCGCTGCTGCTGTTCGTCAGCGTGCCGTTTGCCTGCGTCGGCGGCGTCTGGTTCCTGCTGGCTCGGGAAATGCCCCTTTCGATTTCCTCGGCGGTCGGCTTCATCACCCTCTCGGGCGTGTCGGTCCTCAACGGGATGGTCCTGGCGTCGGCGCTGCGGGAGCGCCTCGCGGTCGATCCCGACCCCGCAGCCGCCCTCGCCCATACGGCCCACTCCTGTCTGCGGACGATCATCATGACGGCGCTGGTCGCGAGCCTGGGCTTCGTGCCGATGGCCGTCAGCGAAGGGACCGGGGCCGAGGTTCAGCGACCGCTGGCCACGGTCGTCATCGGCGGCGTGATCTCCAGCACTCTGTTTACGCTGTTTGTGCTGCCGGCACTCTACCGGCTGGTGCTCCGGCCGACGAAGGCGCCGACGCCGCTGCCGTTCTGACGTTCTTTCCCCCGCCTACAACCCCGTCCGGCTCAGATACGTCACTCCCTGCGCAGCTTTGACATATTCCTCCGCCAGCGCATCGGCGGCCTCACGTGTCAGACGGCCCGCTTCCACACGGGCGTCGAGATGCTGGCGATAAAGATCCTGAAGCTGCCCCTTGTCGTACCGGGCGAAACTGACCATGTCCGCAATCCGACTGCCCGCGATGATCTTCGTGACGTGATAACGCCCCGCATCGTCGATGGCGATGTGGGCCTCGTCCGGCAGACCGAACAGATTGTGAAAACTCCCCATCACCTCCTGGTAAGCCCCCACCAGAAAAATCCCCAGGAAGTAGGCCTGCCCCGGCTCCCATTTGTGGATTTCCAGCGTTTCCTTGTCGTCCCGCAGATCAATGAAGTGATCGATCTTGCCGTCTGAATCGCACGTCACGTCGACCAGCGTGGCGTAGTCCGTCATCGGTTCGTTGAGTCGATGGATCGGGACAATCGGGAAGAGTTGACGAATCGCCCAACTGTCCGGGGCCGAGCGGAACAGTGAAAAATTGCAGAGATACTTCGCCGCGAGAATCTTCTTGAGGTCTGCGAACTCCTCGGCCGGAAACCGCTCGTCCTCGGAATGGTGCAGCGCCCTTGCGCAGATTTCCCAGAACAGCACCTCCCCCTTGGCCCGGTCTTCGAGGCTGATCAGCCCCAGATTGAACTGCGTATGCAGGCTGTCCTTGTGCTCCTGAGCGTCGTGGTAGTATTCGACGTAGTTCTTCCCGGTGATGTGGTCGCACAGCTCCTTCAGCTCGCTGATGACCTGCGGGTCGTCGGCGTCGATCTGCACCTCCGGCACATCTTCGGCAAATGTTTCGATCTCGTCCCGGATCGACGTGATGCAGACCGCGTGATAGGCCGTCATCATCCGGCCGCTTTCCGTGACGACATTCGGGTGCGGCACTCCCTCTTCGTCGCAGACGGCCTTGATCGTGTAGATCACGTCGTTGGCGAACTCCTGCACGCCATAGTTCATCGACGACTCGGAGCGGGTCTTGGAGCCGTCGTAGTCGACCCCCAGGCCGCCGCCGATGTCCATGTATTCGATCGTGGACCCCATCAGCCGCAGTTTCGCGTAAACGCGAGCCGCCTCCTTGATGGCGTTCTTGACCCGTTTGATGTCAGTAATCTGCGAGCCGATGTGCGAGTGGAGCAGCTTGAGCTGCCCTTCCAGCCGGTGTGCCTTCAACAGTCGCACGCAGTCGAGAATCTCCGACGTCGTCAGTCCGAATTTGGCCGCATCCCCGCCCGATGCCGCCCATTTGCCGCTGCCGCGAGAATACAGCTTGGCCCGCAGGCCGATCCAGGGGACGACCCCCGTCTGCTCCGCGTATTGAATGATCAGGCGCAGCTCGCTCAGTTTTTCAACGACCACCACCACCCGCTTGCCCGACTGGACGGCCAGCAGCGCCAGCTCGATGAACTCGGCGTCCTTGAATCCATTGCAGATCAGCAGCGATTCTTCAGCCTGCGTCTGCGCGACCGCGGCGTACAGCTCGGCCTTCGATCCGCATTCCAGCCCGACCCGGCAGCGGGCGCTGTCGCGGAGGAACTCCTCGATCACCTCCCGCCGGGGATTCACCTTCATCGGGAAGACCGGAAAGTGCGTCCCCTGGAAGCCGTACTCCGTCATCGCCCGCTGGTAGGAGTGAGCAAGGATGCGGAGCTGGTTGGTGAGAATCTGCGGAAACCGCAGCAGCAAAGGAGTCTGCACTTTGCGGTCGCGGATCAGCTCGTCGATGATCTTCTTGAGGTCGACCGAGCGGCTGTCGCCTCGGGCCGGCCGCACGAGGATCGTCCCTTCAGGACCGACTTCAAAATAGCCGGCCGACCAGTTCTCAACGCCATACGCCGCCTGGACTCGCTGCAGTTGTTCGTCTTGCATGACGGTTCGCTCCCTGAAGATCGTCAATATCCGAACAGACTGTCGCGGGCGCAGAGATGCAGGTCAAGTCAGCACGATTTCATGGGGACATGCGGAGGCCGCGGAACTGCCGTACGACGGACGTCCTCGTCCGTCGGTTCTTTTCCGGATGGTGGCGCCGCATCTGAAATCGACGGACGAGGACGTCCATCGTACGCGAAATGCTGGCAGAGACATTTCCCGTCACGGCCCCCGATCCGTTACGATCCTCTGTCGAGAGCCATTCCCCTGACCGTTGAAGTCGCTGTCATGCCTGCCGGCTGGTTACGATTCCTGACCTGGTATCCGTTCGCCTATAGTGTGCTGGTGACCCTGGAGTGGGCGGTCATTGCCCCGCTGGTGCTGGCCCCGGCCGGAAGCCCGCCTCAAGCCGCCGAACCGCCGACAAGTTTCGTGATGCTGGTCGCCCTCTTCGTCGCGATTCACATCGGCCTGCTGCTCGGCCACGCCACATTCGTCTTCGCGCAATGCCGTCGAATCGGACGGGCTCATGGACGCGTAACGGCCATCGAACAGATCGCCATCCTCGCGGCTCTCATCCCCTGGGCGGGGGTGCTGTCCAATCGCTGGCTGAACCAGCGAGCCCGCCGGCCCCGACCTGAGTGAGCGTTCAAGGGCCCAGAATTGCAGCTCCGCATCGGATTTCGCCGAGCGCCACTGGGGTTTCTACAAGGGGGTTGATCGCGACGGCTTCGACGCTACTTTAGGAGTGCTGCTGAACAGCGTCTCGACGATTCTTTGCCGCGGGAAGGCCCACCCATGGACGCGTCGCGTTTCTGGTCGCTGATTGAAGACGCCTGGAAAACCGTCGAAGGGCGGGCGAAGGCCAGGCGGGATTTGCTCGACGGCCGGCTGTCGGACATTGCGGCGGAAGACCTCGTCGCCGCGATGGATGAAGATGTCGTCCCGGCCCTGGCCGACGTGCTGGATGAACTGCCCGCGGAAGAACTGGCCGGCTTCGACCGGATCCTGGAGCAGAAGCTTCACGAGATCGACCGGCAGGACATTCACGAACACGTCGGCGGCTCGGACGACGGTTTTCTGTATGGCCGCGGCTTCATCGTGGCTGCCGGAAAAGCATATTACGACGCGGTCAACGCGGACCCCGCACGCGCCATGAGCGATCTGGAGTGTGAAGAAATGTGCTACCTGTCGTGGCACCTCTACGAAGAAAAGTTCGGCCACCTCCCGGCGACCGGCATCTCGCGCGAAACCTGCTCCAATGTGGCCTGCTGGCCGGGATTGGATTGAAATCCGCCCGGAGCGGCACGCCGGAATGCGGCCGGCCGTCGCAGGCTGAACCTCGTTCCCAGGCTCCGCCTGGGAACGCCTCTTCCGACGCTCTGCGTCGTCTTCTCCCAGTTCTCCAGACGGCAAGCGTACGCAAGGCGGAGCCTCGGACAAGCCGGTTCTCAAGCAGAGCCCGTCAAACCAGTCAGCCGAGGATTCACTTGCCGGACGATTCAAAACTCTCGCCAGTGGGTGCGTCAGGGGTGGCTCGCGCGCATTCCTCAGCCCTCGCAGCATTGGTCTGGTGCGGCCTGATCTTCGCATCGTATTGCACGGTCATTCTGCCGCACGACTTCTTCGCCTGGATCGCGGCCCACGTCCTGCCCGACGAAGACTCGCTCACTGCGTTCGTGATGTTCTGGGGCTTAAGTTGGTTCGTCATCGTCAAAGGCTGGCATGCGTTCGAATTCGCCGTCGTCTTCGTCCTGCTCCAGGCTGTTCTTCGTCGAATCTGGAAAGTGGATCGCTCCTGGACGATCGGCATTGCCGCACTGATCGCGATCCTGTTCGCCGTTTCCGACGAATACCATCAGACATTCGTGCCGTAGCGAGGCGGAACCTGGACCGACGTGGCAATTAACAGCCTCGGAGTGCTCACCGCCGCATGGTGGCAGGTCCGCCGCCCCCCCCGGAATCCATTGCCAGACTCGGAAACGTCCAGTAAGGTCGATTCGTGATCACCCGACTTGTGTGATCGGTCGACCGGTAGCATCAGCATCAACGGGGAATCGCATCTTGCTGTTTCAATTCCTGCTGCGCGATCTGGGCCTGCTCGGCGTCGCAAGTCTCACAATCGGGGGTTGTCTCACGATCCTGGGGCTCTACGGGCTGTCGCAGCCACGGTCAACGGGATGGTTTCGGGGATTGCTGGCCTCCGCAGCATTGCCCGCTTTCATCGGCGTCGGTGCTTCGATGCTGGCGCTGCAGGCCGTTGGGAGAGTCTCTGCCGAAGTTTCGCCCGTCGAACTCGCGCAGGGACGTGCCAAAGCATGGTGTCCGATGTGGACCGGCGGTGCAGCGGCAGTACCGATTCTCGCAATCGGGATCATCGGATTGCGGCAGCATCGTCAGAGACCAACGTCGAACTGAACTTGCAATGGCCTCGCCCCACAACTGGATTGCCGGATGAGCACGCAGCCGCTGACCCGACGCCTTACGCTACGACAGGCGGGAGTTGAGCGCCCAGTCACGGTCTCGATCGGTTGGCCCGATATTGACCCGGATCGACGGTGCTGGGGATGCACTCTGACGGCGCCGTTCCTGTTCAAATCACCGATCATAATTTACGGCGATGATGGAGTGCAGGCATTGCTCCTGTCACTGAATTTCATTTGCCGGGAAATCAAGACCCTTCAGGAACATGGCATCACCGTATACTGGACGTCACCTGGTGACGAGGGAGATTTGGTTCGGTCCGTGATGCAATAGAAACGCAGACCGCCGGTCGCGCGAACAAGTCGCGCGGCCGGCGGTCCGGTCAGGGTGAGACGCTCTCCGGAAATCGCTCAGTCGCGGTTCCCCTTCAGAATCGCAATGCGCTTGCCTTCCTTCGACCGCAGGTGCAGCACCAGGCCCTGCTTCAGGTCCTCCGCCTTCACTGCGGACTGAAGATCGTCCAGCGTCTTGACCGGCGTGCTTCCCACTCGGTCGATCACGTCGCCGACGCTGACTCCCGCCCGCGCCGCCAGCCCGCTTTCATCCACTTCCGTCACCACCAGGCCTTCGGCGATCTGCACGCCGAGCTGCCCCGCAAGCTGCGGCGTCAGCGGAGTCACGGTAATGCCCAGGCTCTCCACCGCATCGACCTTCGGCGCGTGCTCCTCGCCCCCTTCGCGGGACGCGAGGGTGTACTCGCCCGGCATCTCTTCGACCGATACCGACAGCGTCTGCGGCTTGCCGTCACGCGAGACGACCAGCGGATACTTCTTGCCGATCTCCAGCCGTTCGACGATTCCCTGCAGGTTGTGCGTGTCGGTCACCTTCTTACCGTCCAGCGTCAGGATCACGTCCCCCGGTTCGACGCCCGCCTTGTCGGCAGGGCCGTCGTTGCGGACTTCGCGGACAAAGGCGCCTTCGCGCACGTTGACCTTGGCCTGTTTCGCGACATCCGCATTCACCTGCGAGATGACGACCCCCAGGTAGGCCCGCTTCACCTTTCCGTCCTTGGCAAGCTGATCGCCGACCCACTGCGCCAGGTGAATCGGAATGGCAAAGCCGATTCCGTCGTATCCCCCCGAACGCGACGCGATCGCCGTATTGATGCCGATCACCTCGCCGTGCAGATTCAGCAGCGGACCGCCGCTGTTGCCGGGATTGATCGCGGCGTCGGTCTGCAGAAACTCTTCACGCTCCGCGATATTGCGACCGCGACCTTTGCCGCTGATGATCCCCGAAGTCACGCTCAGCTCGAGGCCGAACGGATTGCCGACGGCCATCACCCAGTCGCCGACTTCGGTCGCATGGCTGTCGCCGAGGCGGATCGGCTTGAGGTTTGTGGCGCCGGAGATGCGGATGATCGCCACGTCCGTGCGCGGATCGGTCTTGATATCTTCACCGATGAACTCCCGGCCGTCCGACAGACGGACCAGGACTTCGTCGGCGCCGTTGACGACGTGACTGTTCGTCATGATCACGCCCGACGCATCAATGATGAACCCGGAGCCCATCCCCTGCTGCTCGGGCATCATCCGCTGCTGCGGCTGCCGGAACATTTCGCGGAAGCGCGGATCATCGCCAAAGAACTGACGCAGCGGATTGTTCTCGTCGTCGAACGGAGTTCCGCCCCGTCCCTGGAAATCGACCCGGCGGGCCTTGGTCCGCGTTTCGATCGAGACCACGCTGGGCACGGCCTCGGCGGCCACGGCCCGAAACGCCGCGGACAGTTCGTCGGCCGCGGCGTGCGGCGGAACTGCATGCGCAGTCTGCTCGGGTTTCCAGGTCATTCCGACGGCGACCAAAGCGCCGCCTGCGAGCATGGCCGCCACCGTCTGGCGGAAGCCGGGTTGTTTGAGATTCGGCAGATGAGGCATGGGGAAGCTCCTGTCTTCGCATCAATTGGACAGTGCGGGAAGCACGGCGAATCGCCGCGACCGCGTAGGGCAGGTCACACCAAGTGTTACGTCCGACTTGAGGCAATTGTTGGAGCCGGCCTGCAACCTTTGTCGGTCGACGTCTGAAAAATCGGAAAGGGAGGCCGTTTCTGAACAGAAGCTTCGGCAACCCGGCCGCCGCTCGACGAAAACGATTGCCCGGCTCTCCCGAAGACGATACTTTAACAACTGTTGATGCGTTGTCCGCTGCAAAGATGGGGGTCCCAATGACCGGTGCTCGGTGGTGTCATCCGGCCATGAGCCGACGATTTGCCGTCCAGGCGGGAGCCATCTCGCTCCTGGGACTGGGAGCAAACCACCTGCAGCCCCTCCGCGCCGCGGCTGCCGCCGGCGCGGGAGCGAAACTCACCGCCGCCGGAAAATCGGTGATCTTCATCTTCCTGTCGGGCGGCATCGGCCAGCACGACAGCTTCGATCCGAAACCCGACGCCCCCGACAACGTCCGTGGCGAGTTCGCTCCGATCGCCACGCAGACACCGGGGATTCAGATCTGCGAACATCTGCCCATGCTGGCGGCCCGCAGCAAACACTGGTCTCTCGTCCGATCGCTGACCCACCCCTATAACGAACATTCCCAGGGCCATATGGTCATGCTGACCGGGCGGACGCTGCTGCCGCCGACATTCAACGCCAGCAAGCCGACGCCGCAGGACTGGCCGTCCATCGCGGCGATCGCCGGTGCAACCACCCGCCCTCGGAACAACCTCCCCCCCGCAGTCGTGCTCCCCGAGCGGATGATTCATCGGACCGGACGCGTCATCCCCGGCCAATTTGCCGGCGAAATGGGGCCCAATCGCGAGCCGTGGTTCATCGACGCCGCACCGTTTAACGGCCAGTCCTATGGCGCGTTTCCGGAGTTTGAATTCGATCACCAGAACGGAACCAAACACGTCGCCGGACTGAAGTTTCAGGCCCCCAGCCTGGAAATGCCCGAGCACTTGCCGACGGGGCGCATGCTGAAGCGAATGGATCTGCTGGCGTCGATCGACGGCCAGCGCAAGTCCTTGGATCGTGCGGCGCAGACCGAGGAATTCGATCGACATCGACAAGCCGCGATTTCGCTCCTCACCGACAAGTCGATCCGCTCGGCGTTCGACGTAACGGCCGCAGAACCCGAAATCCAGGATCGTTACGGGCGAAACTCGTTCGGCTGGTCGTTGCTGATGGCCCGGCGGCTGGTGGAGGCCGGGGTCAATCTGGTGCAGGTCAATCTCGGCAACAACGAAACGTGGGATACGCACGGGAATGCCTTCCCGAACTTGAAGAACCTCCTCCTCCCCCCCATGGATCGGGCCGTCTCCGCCCTCCTGGACGACCTGTCCGCCAGCGGCCGGCTCGACGACACGCTGATCGTGATGGCCGGTGAGTTCGGCCGGACGCCGAAAGTCTTCGGCCTGCCGCAGCATTACAAGTTGCCGGGCCGCGATCACTGGGGCGCCGTCCAATCCGTCTGGCTGGCGGGGGGCGGCATCGCCGGCGGCCGCGTCATCGGGGCGACCGACAGCATGGGTGGCTACGCCGCAGATTCGCCACAAACGCCAGAAAATCTGGCCGCGACGATCTACTCCGCACTGGGCCTGCCGGATACGGTCGCCTGGGAGGATGAACTCGGGCGGCCGCATCCCGTCTACTTCGGCGAACCCATTCGCGGCCTGACCTGAACTGGGTCAGCGCCGCTTCGCCCTGCAAACGCACGTTGAGCCAACGAGATTTCGCCGCTGGCCAGGATTCGCACCTATTCGGCCTGACCCGACGACGCGCAGACGTAAATCTCCGAGTCCGATTTCTGTTCCGGCAGCTTAGGTTCGGCTTCGAGGCGGCGGATCCGGACCGATTTCGGAGCCGCAATCCCGATCTGAACGCGCCCTCCCTGGACACTCAGGACCGAGACGACGATCCCGTCCCCGATCACCAGCTCCTCTCCGCTTTTCCGTGTCAGAACTAACATCCCTGCTCTCCTCGGTTTGCTGACTGGACCGGAATCCACTGTTCCGGCGAGGTCGCTACGACCGAACCCTCTGGCCCGATCCTGTGCTCCACACAGTATTCTTACGCATCAGACGCATTCCGGGCGTGAGTAGGATCACAAAAAAAGTGTCATTTTTACGAATTCTTGAACGCGAGACGAAAAACAGGAAATTTGGGGTGTCTCGGGGGGATTTCGCGAGGGCCGCGACAATTGACACCCACCCGGCGTCGCGATCTGAAGAACGGAGACGCCGCCCTTCAACGACGAAATCACCGGCCCCGCCGAACGCATTCATCAGCGGATCGGGACTGTCTGACCGGCGTCGTTCGATTTCTTCGGGTGCCGATGGGCGCGAGAGGGCTCGCAATCACGCCTCCGGGCCATCCGCAGAGCTTCAGAATCCGTCGTAGCGAATCGGCTCAACGCGGGCCCGATTAATATCGATCTGCGCCAGCACTCGGGTCACCTGCTCGCACTCCGCAGGCGAGAGCCCCGCCTCCAGCTTCCACCAGGTCAGATTGAAGGCTTCCGCACCCCGAAAAACCTTGTCCAGCACGCGCCCCGTGATGGGGTCGTCCCCGTCAATCTGCGGTTCGAGGATCCCGTAGGATTCCTCTCCAAACTCCTGCCAATGCTGGACCCCGGTTACATGCTCCAGCAGCAGATGCCGGCAGAACCAGGCATGGTGCTTCTCGTACCATTCGCTGATCGCCTGAGCCCCCCGGTCGAAACAATGCTCGCCGCTCGTGGTCCACTTGTGCTCCTGGGCATCGGCCCACGCCGCCAGATGGACGCTGCGAGCAAGCTGGGGAAAGTCGACCGCTGACCGGCACTCCCGCCAGAACGCGCAGGAGTAAGGACCCTCCGTGAACGCCGCCTCCTGAGGAGAGATGCGGCTGATGCGGGTCCGACAACGGTGGATGGGCATTCCGTCGATCCTGCGAGGAAAGCGGCGATGCAAAAGCATCGGATATTGCAAATATAAACGTCCGGAAAGCGTCTTAGCAACTGCTTTATCGGGCATTTCTGCGCAAAAAACTGGCAGAAAATCCATCTGGCAAATCCAGGAGAATTCGTCGTAAACGATTTCTACAGAATCTCTTACCGCAAAAAACAGGACGCCCGACCAGTTCTCCCGGCCAAACGGTTTTCGCGCAGAACGGTCCGACTTCGGAACGCTCGAACCGGGCGAAACTGTCAGGAGAACTGGAGCTCCAGGGCCAGCCGCTTGACGTCCACAAGCCCCAGCCGATCGGCCTCAATCTGCCGACTTGAGGAAATCAGGACCGGCGATTCGGCCGCTTCCCGCCCAAGGGTCGGCAGTCGGCCGTGCGAGCCCTTGATGATTCCGGCATCCAGACCGATGACGTCCATGTAGTAGCGGAACCCAAGGAATTTCTGGGCCAGCCGTCGGGCCATTCGGAGTTTCGGAAACCGAAGCTGCGGGTCAACGAACAGCTCGACCGGGTCGTATCCCGGTTTGCGGTGAATGTCGATCGTCCGGGCATAATCCGGAGCAACGCGATCATCGAGCCAGAAGTAATACGTGAACCACGCGCCGGGTGCACTGATCGCAATCAATTCCCCCGAACGTTCGTGATCGAGTCCGAACTCCCCCTGCTCCGCGCGATCAAGAACCCGTTCGATTCCTGGAGTCTTCTCCAGCAAGGTTTTCACCGCGGCGACATCTTCCGGATGCCGGACGTAGACATGAGCCAACTGATGGTCGCTCACCGCAAACGCCCGGCACGCCCCGCAGTCGAGTGTTTCCCAGCCCAGCGGCTCCCGACGGGCCACGAGATAGCCCGCTTCCCGCAGCACGCGATTAATCGGAACCGGCTGCGAGACAGCCGTAATGGCGTACTCCGAGACGACGAGGACCTCCATGTCGAGTTCTCGCGCGGCCTCGATCAGCTTGCCCGCCTCGGCATCCACCTGCCGGATGTCCTCGCGAATCCGCGGATCATCCGGACCGAGACGCTGCAGGTTGTAGTCCAGATGCGGCAGATAGACGAGGTTCAGACTCGGGCGATATCGCCGCATCACCTCCAGGCTGGCGTCGGCGATCCAGCGCGAGCTGACGATGTCCGCAATCGGCCCCCAGAATCGGGGCAGCGGAAACACGCCCAGCTTGGATTGCAGCTCGTCGCGCAGCCCCGGCGGCTGACTGTAGGAATCAAAAATCTTCCGGCCGTCGGCCGGGTAGCTCGGCCGGGGAGTCATCGAGTACTCGACCGGCGCATACATGTTGTACCACCAGAACATCTTGGCGGTCGTGTAGCCGGGATCCCGTTTCTTGCCGGCTTCGTAGAGCCGCTCCCCCTGGATCAACCGGTTCGACTGCCGCCAGAACATCACTTCCGCCAGATCGCGGAAGTACCAGCCGTTGGCCACAATTCCGTGCTCGCGCGGCAGCGTGCCCGTCAGCATCGTCGCCTGCGCGGAGCACGTCACCCCCGGCAGAATGCCGGTCAGCGGCCGAGCGAATCCCTCCGCCGCCAGGCGGGAAAGATGAGGCGTGTCCGGCCCCAGCATGTCGTAAGTCAGACCGACGACGTCGAGAATCAGCAGAGGACGCATGCAGAGTGGCTCTTGGGGCGAGTCGAAAAAATTTCACGCAACGACGCGACCCTCAGGATGCAATCCCGTGTCGCTCCAGAAACGACGTCACAGCGGCATTCACCGCGTCCGGCTGTTCCAGCGGAGCCATGTGTCCGGCTCCCGGGACCGGCACGAACTCCGCCCCCGGAATCTGCCCGGCCAGGAACTGCATCTCGGCCAGCGGCGAAATCGCGTCCTCCTCGCCGCAGATCACGAGCGTCGGAACCGCAATCGTGCCGAGCGAAGCGGTCAGGTCCGGACGCTCTGCCATCCCCCGCTGCGCCGCTGCGATCCCGCGCGGGGAACCGGCCAGGATCACGTCGCGAACCTGATCGACCGCCATCGGATTCTGCTCGTTCGTCCGGCTGCCAAACAGTCGCGGCAGCATCGATTCGGCGATCACCCGCGGCCCATCAGTCAGCACCCGGTCCGCCAACGTCAGCCGGTTGGCAGCAGCTTCGGGGACGTCGGCCTGGCTGCGGCAATCACAGAGGATCAGCGCCCGTAACCGCTCCGGAGCCTTCTTCGCCAGCAACAGCGAAAGATACCCCCCCATCGACAGCCCGCAAATCGTCGCTGGCTCCGTGATCTGCAGCACGTCAAGCAATGCCAGCACATCGTCCGCCAACTGGTCCATCGTCGTTTTGTCACTGGCGCCGCCCGTCCGGCCGAAACCCCGCAGATCCGGGATCAGGACGCGACAGCGGCCAGCGAGGGCAGCAGCCTGATGCCGCCACATCCGATGGTCGAGCGGCATGCCATGCAGGAAGATGACCGGAGCCCCCTCCCCCTGATCAATGTAGAAGACTGAGAGGTCGGCAATTTGAGCAGTCGCCACGGAAGCTCCTCCGGAAATGTCTGGCGGTCAGTCACGTCGAACGGATCTCGGAGCCAGTATAGCGCCGCGACCCCGGGAAGACTTCCAATCGCGCACCAGGTTTTTCATCGTTGGCACGCTCCTTGCCTCTTTGGAAGTCGGGCACTAGAATTCGAAGCGTGCTCACAGGATCCGATTCATGGCCGATCCCGCTGTCAGGTTTGAACTTACGACAACCGCTGGCGAGCCCTTCGCCGACGATTGCCCGCCGTTCTGGCAGGCCCGCGGGGAAGGCTCACGTCAGACTGCCAATCGGTGTTGTGCAACCTTTTCGATCTGAAGCATCTGGCGCGACAAATTGACACGCTTGCGACAGTTGTAGGGGCGGCAGGCATCGCGCGGGCAGCGACGACGGACAGATCTGGAATGCGAACCGGGCGTTCCCGATGGAAGCAAGTCACCGGGCTCGGGTTTCGAGTGCCGGAACGGTGGGTGTGACCTAGGATTCCGGAAATTTGATAGAGGCGAGGACGGCGGCGAGTGGCGGGACGGCAGGAATTGCAGGTGGCTGCGAACACCGGATTCCAGTCCGTGTCGAAACTCCAAGTGCTCCTCGATCGGGATGACAGGGCAGCGGAATCCCGTCCGACCGGAACCCGGGACTGTCCCGGTGTCCGGCGGAGGATCAGATCGGCGACAGGGCCGATCTGGTCTTGAGTGTTCGACAGGACGTCGAGCCGCCTGAACGAAGAAACCTCGAAGGAGGCTGCGAGATGTACG harbors:
- a CDS encoding alkaline phosphatase family protein, giving the protein MRPLLILDVVGLTYDMLGPDTPHLSRLAAEGFARPLTGILPGVTCSAQATMLTGTLPREHGIVANGWYFRDLAEVMFWRQSNRLIQGERLYEAGKKRDPGYTTAKMFWWYNMYAPVEYSMTPRPSYPADGRKIFDSYSQPPGLRDELQSKLGVFPLPRFWGPIADIVSSRWIADASLEVMRRYRPSLNLVYLPHLDYNLQRLGPDDPRIREDIRQVDAEAGKLIEAARELDMEVLVVSEYAITAVSQPVPINRVLREAGYLVARREPLGWETLDCGACRAFAVSDHQLAHVYVRHPEDVAAVKTLLEKTPGIERVLDRAEQGEFGLDHERSGELIAISAPGAWFTYYFWLDDRVAPDYARTIDIHRKPGYDPVELFVDPQLRFPKLRMARRLAQKFLGFRYYMDVIGLDAGIIKGSHGRLPTLGREAAESPVLISSSRQIEADRLGLVDVKRLALELQFS
- a CDS encoding alpha/beta fold hydrolase, which codes for MATAQIADLSVFYIDQGEGAPVIFLHGMPLDHRMWRHQAAALAGRCRVLIPDLRGFGRTGGASDKTTMDQLADDVLALLDVLQITEPATICGLSMGGYLSLLLAKKAPERLRALILCDCRSQADVPEAAANRLTLADRVLTDGPRVIAESMLPRLFGSRTNEQNPMAVDQVRDVILAGSPRGIAAAQRGMAERPDLTASLGTIAVPTLVICGEEDAISPLAEMQFLAGQIPGAEFVPVPGAGHMAPLEQPDAVNAAVTSFLERHGIAS